Proteins co-encoded in one Arachis hypogaea cultivar Tifrunner chromosome 11, arahy.Tifrunner.gnm2.J5K5, whole genome shotgun sequence genomic window:
- the LOC112720621 gene encoding uncharacterized protein, whose protein sequence is MEAGGSSSSGEEDGDAAWRAAINSIAGTTTYPNPNAPQERKPRAPHLKHYQLQAQKLLHDMLEETIEIVKEPDPVLNDEDPKINQEEEGREPGIRLFKHVRQPGIVFDHFDEPEPPKKRPRLLPGDDIDEKSKKFKRRVKSVAVEGKDLIAAANDANNKSLAKFEAKVAAAKAKAKREEERVNNLKKIRGERWLPSMANELRR, encoded by the exons ATGGAAGCAGGAGGCAGCAGCAGCAGTGGCGAAGAAGATGGTGATGCGGCATGGAGAGCAGCCATCAATTCCATTGCCGGAACCACCACTTACCCCAATCCCAATGCTCCCCAAGAACGCAAGCCCAGAGCCCCACACCTTAAGCACTACCAACTCCAG GCACAAAAGCTTCTACATGACATGTTGGAAGAGACTATAGAGATAGTGAAGGAACCTGACCCTGTTCTGAATGATGAAGATCCCAAGATCaaccaagaagaagaaggaagagaaccTGGCATTCGCTTGTTCAAGCATGTTCGCCAACCAGGAATAGTGTTTGATCATTTTG ATGAACCCGAACCACCAAAGAAACGACCCAGATTACTTCCTGGAGATGATATTGATGAGAAATCAAAGAAG TTTAAAAGGCGGGTTAAATCTGTTGCTGTCGAAGGGAAAGATTTAATTGCCGCAGCAAATGACGCGAACAATAAATCGTTGGCTAAATTTGAAGCCAAAGTCGCAGCAGCAAAAGCTAAAGCCAAGAGAGAGGAGGAAAGAGTtaacaatttgaaaaagattagaGGGGAGAGGTGGCTGCCTTCCATGGCGAATGAACTGCGTCGGTAA